The Bubalus bubalis isolate 160015118507 breed Murrah chromosome 16, NDDB_SH_1, whole genome shotgun sequence genome window below encodes:
- the LMO1 gene encoding rhombotin-1 isoform X5, whose translation MLSVQPKGKQKGCAGCNRKIKDRYLLKALDQYWHEDCLKCACCDCRLGEVGSTLYTKANLILCRRDYLRLFGTTGNCAACSKLIPAFEMVMRARDNVYHLDCFACQLCNQRFCVGDKFFLKNNMILCQMDYEEGQLNGTFDSHVQ comes from the exons ATGCTCTCCGTCCAGCCCAAAGGGAAGCAGAAGGGCTGCGCGGGCTGCAACCGCAAGATCAAGGACCGCTACCTGCTGAAGGCGCTGGACCAGTACTGGCACGAGGACTGCCTCAAGTGCGCCTGCTGTGACTGCCGCCTGGGCGAGGTGGGCTCCACGCTCTACACCAAGGCCAACCTCATCCTGTGCCGGCGTGACTACCTGAG GCTCTTTGGCACCACAGGAAACTGCGCTGCCTGCAGCAAGCTGATTCCAGCCTTTGAGATGGTGATGCGGGCCCGGGACAACGTATATCACCTCGACTGCTTCGCCTGCCAGCTCTGCAACCAGAG ATTTTGTGTGGGAGACAAATTCTTCCTGAAGAACAACATGATCTTATGTCAGATGGACTATGAGGAGGGGCAGCTTAATGGCACCTTTGACTCCCACGTTCAGTAA
- the LMO1 gene encoding rhombotin-1 isoform X4: MVLDQEDGVPMLSVQPKGKQKGCAGCNRKIKDRYLLKALDQYWHEDCLKCACCDCRLGEVGSTLYTKANLILCRRDYLRLFGTTGNCAACSKLIPAFEMVMRARDNVYHLDCFACQLCNQRFCVGDKFFLKNNMILCQMDYEEGQLNGTFDSHVQ, encoded by the exons GTGTGCCGATGCTCTCCGTCCAGCCCAAAGGGAAGCAGAAGGGCTGCGCGGGCTGCAACCGCAAGATCAAGGACCGCTACCTGCTGAAGGCGCTGGACCAGTACTGGCACGAGGACTGCCTCAAGTGCGCCTGCTGTGACTGCCGCCTGGGCGAGGTGGGCTCCACGCTCTACACCAAGGCCAACCTCATCCTGTGCCGGCGTGACTACCTGAG GCTCTTTGGCACCACAGGAAACTGCGCTGCCTGCAGCAAGCTGATTCCAGCCTTTGAGATGGTGATGCGGGCCCGGGACAACGTATATCACCTCGACTGCTTCGCCTGCCAGCTCTGCAACCAGAG ATTTTGTGTGGGAGACAAATTCTTCCTGAAGAACAACATGATCTTATGTCAGATGGACTATGAGGAGGGGCAGCTTAATGGCACCTTTGACTCCCACGTTCAGTAA
- the LMO1 gene encoding rhombotin-1 isoform X2, producing the protein MRKGHPWRKEGNGVPMLSVQPKGKQKGCAGCNRKIKDRYLLKALDQYWHEDCLKCACCDCRLGEVGSTLYTKANLILCRRDYLRLFGTTGNCAACSKLIPAFEMVMRARDNVYHLDCFACQLCNQRFCVGDKFFLKNNMILCQMDYEEGQLNGTFDSHVQ; encoded by the exons ATGAGGAAGGGTCACCcttggaggaaggaagggaatg GTGTGCCGATGCTCTCCGTCCAGCCCAAAGGGAAGCAGAAGGGCTGCGCGGGCTGCAACCGCAAGATCAAGGACCGCTACCTGCTGAAGGCGCTGGACCAGTACTGGCACGAGGACTGCCTCAAGTGCGCCTGCTGTGACTGCCGCCTGGGCGAGGTGGGCTCCACGCTCTACACCAAGGCCAACCTCATCCTGTGCCGGCGTGACTACCTGAG GCTCTTTGGCACCACAGGAAACTGCGCTGCCTGCAGCAAGCTGATTCCAGCCTTTGAGATGGTGATGCGGGCCCGGGACAACGTATATCACCTCGACTGCTTCGCCTGCCAGCTCTGCAACCAGAG ATTTTGTGTGGGAGACAAATTCTTCCTGAAGAACAACATGATCTTATGTCAGATGGACTATGAGGAGGGGCAGCTTAATGGCACCTTTGACTCCCACGTTCAGTAA
- the LMO1 gene encoding rhombotin-1 isoform X3 translates to MMVLDKEDGVPMLSVQPKGKQKGCAGCNRKIKDRYLLKALDQYWHEDCLKCACCDCRLGEVGSTLYTKANLILCRRDYLRLFGTTGNCAACSKLIPAFEMVMRARDNVYHLDCFACQLCNQRFCVGDKFFLKNNMILCQMDYEEGQLNGTFDSHVQ, encoded by the exons GTGTGCCGATGCTCTCCGTCCAGCCCAAAGGGAAGCAGAAGGGCTGCGCGGGCTGCAACCGCAAGATCAAGGACCGCTACCTGCTGAAGGCGCTGGACCAGTACTGGCACGAGGACTGCCTCAAGTGCGCCTGCTGTGACTGCCGCCTGGGCGAGGTGGGCTCCACGCTCTACACCAAGGCCAACCTCATCCTGTGCCGGCGTGACTACCTGAG GCTCTTTGGCACCACAGGAAACTGCGCTGCCTGCAGCAAGCTGATTCCAGCCTTTGAGATGGTGATGCGGGCCCGGGACAACGTATATCACCTCGACTGCTTCGCCTGCCAGCTCTGCAACCAGAG ATTTTGTGTGGGAGACAAATTCTTCCTGAAGAACAACATGATCTTATGTCAGATGGACTATGAGGAGGGGCAGCTTAATGGCACCTTTGACTCCCACGTTCAGTAA
- the LMO1 gene encoding rhombotin-1 isoform X1, giving the protein MSRLARLGLSFPTCGMRAFACVPMLSVQPKGKQKGCAGCNRKIKDRYLLKALDQYWHEDCLKCACCDCRLGEVGSTLYTKANLILCRRDYLRLFGTTGNCAACSKLIPAFEMVMRARDNVYHLDCFACQLCNQRFCVGDKFFLKNNMILCQMDYEEGQLNGTFDSHVQ; this is encoded by the exons ATGAGCCGTTTGGCCcgtctgggtctcagtttccccacctgtggaATGAGAGCATTTGCCT GTGTGCCGATGCTCTCCGTCCAGCCCAAAGGGAAGCAGAAGGGCTGCGCGGGCTGCAACCGCAAGATCAAGGACCGCTACCTGCTGAAGGCGCTGGACCAGTACTGGCACGAGGACTGCCTCAAGTGCGCCTGCTGTGACTGCCGCCTGGGCGAGGTGGGCTCCACGCTCTACACCAAGGCCAACCTCATCCTGTGCCGGCGTGACTACCTGAG GCTCTTTGGCACCACAGGAAACTGCGCTGCCTGCAGCAAGCTGATTCCAGCCTTTGAGATGGTGATGCGGGCCCGGGACAACGTATATCACCTCGACTGCTTCGCCTGCCAGCTCTGCAACCAGAG ATTTTGTGTGGGAGACAAATTCTTCCTGAAGAACAACATGATCTTATGTCAGATGGACTATGAGGAGGGGCAGCTTAATGGCACCTTTGACTCCCACGTTCAGTAA